From a single Gimesia fumaroli genomic region:
- a CDS encoding sodium:proton antiporter, which produces MNLIADAHTQLEATTLVSTAEVTHDEHHAHAEPPAFYSVIPFAALLLCIAFLPLIHKTEEWWEHNKNRLLVAVSLGLVTLLYYTFLYGHGVVDHGTHELSAPGFPAAIVVLKNALLVEYIPFIALLFSLYVISGGIAFNGNLVGRPILNTGIIAIGAAIASFIGTTGAAMLLIRPLLKANQKRDYVAHTVIFFIFVVCNTGGCLLPIGDPPLFLGFLRGVPFTWTLSLWPMWLAMNLSLLAVYFVFDTIRYRKEDKEKVEALPEVSEPFSLKGSINFLWLLLVIFCVAVLDPSKPVPGTDWHAPHFFREVCMFALAGISLLTTSKMIRKQNSFNYEAILEVAALFVGIFICMQAPVQILNVNGASLGIDSPWKFYWATGVLSSFLDNAPTYVVFFETAKAAGTNGTAVAGVNEVSLVAISLGAVFMGAMTYIGNGPNFMVKAIAEKNNIRMPSFFGFMAYSCAVLLPLSIVLTFVFLV; this is translated from the coding sequence ATGAACTTAATCGCTGATGCACATACGCAACTGGAAGCAACAACTCTCGTATCAACTGCGGAAGTCACGCATGACGAACACCACGCCCATGCAGAACCACCTGCTTTTTATAGCGTGATTCCCTTCGCCGCACTTTTGTTGTGTATTGCGTTTCTTCCGTTAATTCATAAAACCGAAGAGTGGTGGGAACATAATAAAAACCGCCTTCTCGTTGCCGTCAGCCTGGGACTGGTCACCTTACTTTACTACACCTTTCTGTATGGACACGGTGTGGTAGACCATGGGACTCATGAACTGTCGGCTCCTGGATTTCCGGCGGCAATCGTTGTCCTCAAGAATGCCTTACTGGTTGAATACATTCCATTTATCGCACTGCTTTTCAGCCTGTATGTCATCAGTGGCGGGATTGCCTTTAACGGTAATCTGGTCGGACGCCCGATTCTAAACACAGGGATCATTGCCATCGGGGCGGCGATCGCCAGTTTCATCGGAACAACCGGGGCCGCGATGTTGCTGATTCGTCCGCTTTTGAAAGCAAACCAAAAACGAGACTACGTAGCCCATACAGTCATCTTCTTTATTTTCGTCGTTTGTAATACGGGCGGCTGCCTGCTTCCCATTGGTGACCCACCCTTATTTCTTGGATTCCTCCGAGGAGTTCCCTTTACTTGGACGCTTTCACTTTGGCCGATGTGGCTGGCAATGAACCTCTCGCTACTGGCTGTTTACTTCGTGTTCGATACAATTCGCTATAGAAAAGAAGATAAAGAAAAGGTCGAAGCACTGCCTGAAGTCTCAGAACCATTTTCACTTAAAGGCAGCATTAACTTTCTGTGGTTACTGTTAGTTATCTTCTGTGTTGCAGTCCTTGATCCTTCTAAACCCGTTCCAGGTACTGATTGGCATGCTCCGCACTTCTTTCGCGAAGTCTGTATGTTTGCTCTCGCAGGAATCTCTCTGTTAACCACTTCCAAAATGATTCGGAAACAGAATTCCTTCAACTATGAAGCAATTCTCGAAGTGGCTGCGTTATTTGTCGGTATCTTTATCTGCATGCAGGCACCTGTCCAGATTTTGAACGTCAACGGAGCCTCACTGGGTATTGATTCTCCCTGGAAGTTTTACTGGGCAACAGGAGTACTCTCGAGTTTTCTGGATAACGCACCCACCTATGTTGTCTTCTTCGAAACAGCAAAAGCAGCTGGTACAAACGGGACCGCCGTCGCAGGGGTCAACGAAGTTTCGCTGGTGGCTATCAGTCTGGGCGCCGTTTTCATGGGTGCCATGACCTATATTGGGAACGGACCAAATTTCATGGTCAAAGCCATTGCAGAAAAGAATAACATCCGCATGCCCAGCTTTTTTGGCTTCATGGCCTATAGCTGTGCGGTCCTGCTACCACTTTCGATTGTTTTGACCTTTGTCTTCCTGGTCTGA
- a CDS encoding DUF1572 family protein, translating to MAPSADEITHEFIQELVHLLEQSRHKIKHCLNQLDLDQIWWRPETGLNSVGNLMLHLCGNLNQWAVCGINGLEDKRQREQEFSSERRLTRDELEIMLNHTIEQACQVMQSLSASTLLEKREIQGFSVSVLGALSHTVPHFVGHTHQIIYLTRLQTGDQYQFDWSPDSEKRRVPI from the coding sequence ATGGCTCCATCTGCTGATGAGATTACTCATGAATTCATTCAGGAGTTGGTCCATTTGCTGGAGCAGTCGCGTCACAAAATCAAACATTGTCTGAACCAGCTTGACTTGGATCAGATCTGGTGGCGTCCGGAGACCGGCCTGAACAGTGTTGGCAACCTCATGCTGCATCTCTGTGGCAACCTGAACCAGTGGGCTGTCTGTGGAATCAACGGGCTTGAGGATAAGCGTCAACGGGAGCAGGAATTCTCATCAGAGAGGCGACTCACCCGCGACGAGCTGGAAATCATGCTGAACCACACGATTGAACAGGCATGCCAGGTGATGCAGTCCCTCTCTGCGAGTACATTGCTGGAAAAACGCGAGATCCAGGGATTCTCTGTTTCGGTTCTGGGAGCGCTATCACATACCGTACCGCATTTTGTAGGACATACACATCAGATTATTTACCTGACCCGCCTGCAAACCGGCGACCAGTATCAGTTTGACTGGTCGCCCGATTCTGAAAAGCGGCGCGTTCCAATTTAA
- a CDS encoding ROK family transcriptional regulator has protein sequence MQSPHRPSLLRKMNVRKVLEVIQSQGTLTRADVMRCSGISAPTVSKAVSALLDAGLLEERETAEFSVGRPGKLLQLPRFSAQVIGVVLDWDYCSVVASGLDGHLHEDKLDRFKTPKTYSELIETISGKIRHLVEKENIPALGVGITVPGLVNSNDGRIFLASNLHIVDGQAPAVDIASKTDLECILVQKSTSLSLSEKTYGAGQAMDDFINLDVTSGFGMGVFTGGQLLDGQHGLAGEIAHITVEPEGGRVCGCGNQGCLETVATDLALTHSVSQRVGKELEFDAIKEMVQQGELDITPELDRTIEYLAIGVAAAINIFNPSNIFIASRLFDLSDDVFDTMTQKAKSRALKPSSSSCDIERSKGNKYLGAVAGIINHLANGLGPRLT, from the coding sequence ATGCAATCTCCACACCGACCGAGTTTATTACGAAAAATGAACGTTCGTAAGGTTTTGGAAGTGATCCAGAGCCAGGGAACTTTAACACGTGCTGATGTAATGCGATGTTCCGGAATCAGTGCGCCAACTGTTTCAAAAGCAGTCAGTGCATTACTCGATGCCGGGCTATTGGAGGAGCGGGAAACGGCTGAATTTTCAGTGGGTCGTCCTGGGAAACTGCTGCAGCTACCTCGGTTCAGTGCACAGGTCATTGGTGTGGTTCTGGATTGGGATTACTGCTCGGTTGTTGCTTCCGGTCTGGATGGACATTTGCATGAAGACAAGCTGGACCGATTCAAGACTCCCAAGACGTATTCAGAGTTGATCGAAACCATTTCAGGAAAAATTCGGCATCTGGTTGAGAAAGAGAATATTCCTGCATTGGGAGTGGGGATTACGGTTCCTGGTCTGGTTAACAGTAATGATGGTCGGATTTTTCTGGCTTCGAACCTGCATATTGTGGACGGGCAGGCGCCCGCCGTTGATATTGCCAGTAAAACCGATCTGGAATGTATTCTGGTCCAGAAATCAACCTCATTAAGTCTGTCTGAAAAGACCTATGGTGCTGGTCAGGCAATGGATGACTTTATCAATCTGGATGTTACTTCCGGCTTCGGGATGGGAGTGTTTACCGGAGGTCAGTTGCTGGATGGTCAACATGGTCTTGCCGGCGAGATTGCACACATCACAGTCGAACCTGAGGGAGGTCGTGTTTGCGGATGTGGCAATCAGGGCTGCCTGGAAACGGTCGCAACCGATCTGGCTTTAACACATTCTGTTTCTCAACGTGTCGGAAAAGAGTTGGAATTCGATGCGATTAAAGAAATGGTGCAGCAGGGAGAACTTGATATCACCCCAGAATTGGATCGCACGATTGAATACCTGGCGATCGGCGTCGCAGCGGCGATCAATATCTTTAACCCATCTAATATTTTCATTGCCTCTCGTTTGTTTGATCTGAGTGATGATGTGTTCGACACGATGACGCAAAAGGCCAAGAGCCGGGCTTTAAAACCGTCTTCCAGTTCCTGCGATATTGAGCGTTCCAAAGGGAATAAATATCTGGGTGCTGTCGCAGGGATTATTAATCATCTGGCGAATGGATTGGGACCACGCCTGACTTAA
- a CDS encoding sensor domain-containing diguanylate cyclase, protein MISPEKIWSSDQLPTLPAVAVRLLDLSKNPDTDIKEVIETIKADPAITAKILKASNSSFFGLRTECKGIERAVPLLGTMVVTSLALSFSLSESAITEGPLKSRFDSYWKQSIIQSAAAELLASKLGNELKYDSFLIGLLQDIGHLAMLRSIPNDLLPVLEQAEAQQRNNSEVETEVLGINHAEVGVKMMERWQMSEQFKSAIEHHHDSFEQLKALESDPNFKLIIIIATSASIGDYFCSPNSGLALHRLQALTSEFYNMPHDDLHGFLENVQSRFEEAAQVFQVNMDDIGSPYEIMATANEQLVQLTMKAQVDSTQACARQAVIEEQKVKLESENKQLQSKAIHDPLTKAYNRSYFNEAFEKEIHCCARSAQPIGIIFSDIDRFKQLNDTYGHQFGDLVLQRVAQVANESTRRSDVFCRYGGEEFVIMVNNPSENGIKELAERLRALIENEVIEFEGQRVPVTASLGAVVGIPPRNITGFAERLVAEADEAMYESKEKGRNQVHVRSIISQEDQELHRLIKRSRFSRWLVTKKVFDIPTISKALLKCPKQGEQVKIGELSIAEKLLTADQVVKILDLQKKTENRFGEVAVRNNFLTLDQIAYLLALQIEPPIALGKTLITLELLDSTHTAELVKQYLSEIKDSAAPKEERQTEFVNS, encoded by the coding sequence ATGATTTCTCCTGAAAAAATTTGGTCTTCAGATCAATTACCAACCTTACCAGCGGTCGCTGTGCGGCTGTTGGATCTTTCAAAAAATCCGGATACGGATATTAAGGAAGTCATTGAGACGATCAAAGCAGATCCTGCGATTACAGCCAAAATATTGAAAGCCAGTAATTCTTCATTTTTTGGTTTAAGAACTGAGTGCAAAGGCATTGAGCGGGCAGTGCCCCTGTTGGGGACAATGGTGGTCACCTCACTGGCTTTAAGTTTTTCACTTTCGGAATCGGCAATTACGGAAGGACCGTTGAAATCACGATTTGATTCGTATTGGAAACAATCCATCATTCAGTCTGCGGCAGCAGAACTGTTAGCCTCAAAACTGGGGAATGAATTAAAATACGATAGTTTTCTGATCGGTCTGCTCCAGGATATTGGCCATCTGGCAATGCTCCGATCCATTCCGAACGACTTGTTACCGGTCCTTGAACAAGCTGAAGCGCAACAACGAAATAACTCTGAAGTAGAAACTGAAGTCCTGGGAATCAACCATGCCGAGGTTGGTGTTAAAATGATGGAACGCTGGCAGATGTCTGAGCAATTCAAATCTGCAATCGAACATCATCATGATTCATTTGAACAACTGAAAGCTTTGGAATCAGACCCGAACTTCAAGCTGATCATCATCATCGCAACCTCAGCATCGATTGGTGACTACTTCTGCTCCCCCAACAGTGGACTGGCATTACATCGACTGCAGGCACTGACCTCAGAATTTTACAATATGCCACACGATGACCTGCATGGCTTCCTCGAAAATGTTCAGTCCCGATTTGAAGAAGCAGCGCAAGTATTCCAAGTCAATATGGATGACATTGGATCGCCTTATGAAATCATGGCAACTGCTAACGAGCAGTTAGTTCAATTGACGATGAAAGCCCAGGTCGATTCGACCCAAGCCTGTGCTCGCCAAGCCGTCATCGAAGAACAAAAAGTAAAACTGGAATCGGAAAATAAGCAGCTGCAAAGCAAAGCCATCCATGACCCCCTGACAAAAGCATATAACCGCAGCTACTTCAACGAAGCCTTCGAAAAAGAAATACACTGTTGTGCCCGATCTGCACAGCCGATTGGAATTATCTTCTCAGACATTGACCGTTTCAAACAACTCAACGATACCTACGGGCATCAATTTGGCGACCTGGTCTTACAACGCGTTGCCCAGGTAGCCAATGAATCCACACGTCGTTCCGATGTCTTCTGCCGTTATGGTGGTGAAGAATTCGTGATCATGGTGAACAACCCTTCCGAAAATGGAATTAAAGAACTGGCAGAAAGACTGCGGGCCCTGATTGAAAACGAAGTCATTGAGTTCGAAGGGCAACGGGTCCCGGTCACCGCCAGCCTGGGCGCAGTCGTAGGCATTCCTCCTCGAAACATCACAGGGTTCGCTGAGCGACTGGTAGCCGAAGCAGATGAGGCAATGTACGAATCAAAAGAAAAAGGAAGAAACCAGGTCCACGTTCGTTCGATTATCAGTCAGGAAGATCAGGAACTGCACCGGCTCATCAAACGTAGCAGATTCAGTCGCTGGTTGGTGACCAAAAAAGTTTTTGATATTCCCACGATTTCCAAAGCACTGCTAAAGTGCCCTAAACAGGGCGAACAAGTCAAAATAGGCGAACTTTCTATCGCTGAAAAATTATTGACAGCAGATCAAGTCGTCAAAATCCTGGATCTTCAGAAAAAAACAGAAAATCGATTCGGCGAAGTTGCCGTCCGGAACAACTTTCTGACTTTAGACCAGATTGCCTATCTACTGGCATTGCAGATTGAACCACCAATCGCTTTGGGTAAAACATTAATCACTCTGGAGCTGTTGGATAGTACGCATACCGCAGAACTGGTGAAACAGTACTTGTCTGAAATTAAAGACAGTGCAGCTCCAAAAGAAGAACGACAAACCGAGTTTGTAAATTCATAA
- a CDS encoding mechanosensitive ion channel family protein produces the protein MWSLLFAQKEAITPKDPITTANHLWLTVKEYLATQGTQLGINIVVALAIFLVGKWVANILSRFCNRLMNQAKVDVTLARFLANIIYSILMVIVILAALSELGINTTSLAAVLAAAGFAVGMAFQGTLGSFASGVMLILFKPFKVGDYVEAGDTAGIVEEIQIFSTHLRTADNIAIILPNSKITGGTIRNYSKKETRRIDLVIGCGYDDDLKAVKSFLEQTVQADERVLSDPAPIIAVNELGDSSVNFVVRPWVKNADYWATRWDLTEKIKLGFDEHGFNIPYPTRDLHVYNEASAGNE, from the coding sequence ATGTGGTCATTATTATTCGCTCAGAAAGAGGCGATCACTCCTAAAGATCCCATTACAACGGCAAATCATCTTTGGCTTACTGTCAAAGAGTATCTGGCCACACAAGGGACGCAACTGGGAATCAATATTGTAGTGGCCCTTGCGATATTCCTGGTGGGAAAATGGGTCGCCAATATTTTAAGTCGCTTTTGTAACCGGTTGATGAATCAGGCGAAAGTAGATGTTACTTTGGCTCGCTTTCTCGCAAATATTATTTATTCGATCTTGATGGTGATCGTGATCCTGGCTGCGTTATCGGAGCTGGGAATCAATACAACATCGCTGGCAGCGGTTTTGGCTGCAGCAGGTTTTGCTGTCGGAATGGCATTCCAGGGAACATTGGGCAGTTTTGCATCCGGCGTGATGTTGATCCTGTTCAAGCCATTTAAAGTCGGCGATTATGTCGAAGCAGGGGATACCGCGGGGATCGTGGAAGAAATTCAGATCTTTTCCACCCATTTACGAACGGCTGACAATATTGCGATTATCCTTCCCAATTCCAAAATCACAGGCGGGACGATAAGGAACTACTCTAAAAAAGAAACACGGCGCATCGATCTGGTCATTGGCTGTGGATACGATGATGATCTGAAAGCAGTGAAATCATTTCTGGAACAAACCGTCCAGGCTGATGAGCGTGTGCTGTCAGATCCTGCACCGATCATTGCAGTGAATGAACTGGGGGACAGCAGTGTGAATTTTGTGGTCCGTCCCTGGGTGAAAAATGCCGATTACTGGGCAACCCGTTGGGATTTGACAGAGAAAATCAAACTGGGCTTTGATGAGCACGGATTTAATATTCCTTATCCGACACGAGATTTACATGTTTATAACGAGGCATCAGCCGGGAACGAATAG
- a CDS encoding SGNH/GDSL hydrolase family protein: MQHSLIRKRLISLFALFLLLQTATHDLRAQEAQQQAHKAPLAKLDLKSGDSIVFLGDSITHQCLYTQYVEDFFYTRYPKMRLKFHNSGVGGAKAWDALARFDRDVAAYKPKYVTVLLGMNDGQYQPFNEAIFQTYYKDMQELIAKIKEIGAQPILMTPTMFDARAARMGKRKRDPAAVELYNSVLAYYGTWLREVASESGFGFVDMYSPLNNITLTARQKDPSFTIIKDAIHPDPPGQVVMAYALLSDMNVQRQVSRINISQNAKGKPTASARGGKLSDLQYTDNGVSFTWLADSLPWVVPQEAQLGAELTKLGHRMSQESLSIHGLPPGRYELSIDGNVVGQYANTALARHIELQSNAKTPQYQQAMKVALLNKERNDGPVKNKRNSWRAFQQFARIKRELDAQGDQQDKTQVARLDRLEKQLENQEETIQESEAADLALEDQIFKVNQPVARKYVLKKVVVRKQK; encoded by the coding sequence ATGCAACATTCATTGATCAGGAAGCGACTGATCTCCCTGTTTGCACTGTTTTTATTGTTGCAGACAGCAACTCATGATTTACGGGCACAGGAAGCACAACAACAAGCCCATAAAGCCCCTTTGGCAAAGCTTGATCTCAAATCAGGAGATTCGATTGTCTTTCTGGGTGACAGTATCACGCACCAATGTCTTTACACGCAGTATGTGGAAGACTTTTTTTATACTCGCTATCCCAAGATGCGATTGAAGTTTCATAACTCCGGCGTTGGTGGCGCTAAGGCCTGGGATGCTCTGGCTCGCTTTGATCGTGATGTCGCCGCATATAAGCCTAAGTATGTGACTGTTTTGCTGGGGATGAACGATGGGCAGTATCAACCATTCAATGAGGCCATTTTCCAGACGTATTACAAAGATATGCAGGAATTGATCGCCAAAATCAAAGAAATCGGCGCACAACCGATTCTGATGACACCGACCATGTTTGATGCGCGGGCCGCACGAATGGGAAAACGGAAACGGGATCCAGCGGCAGTCGAATTGTATAACTCGGTTCTTGCTTACTATGGAACATGGTTGCGCGAAGTGGCATCAGAGTCGGGATTTGGCTTTGTTGACATGTATAGCCCGTTGAATAATATTACGCTTACTGCCCGTCAAAAAGATCCTTCGTTTACGATCATTAAAGATGCCATTCACCCAGATCCACCGGGACAGGTGGTAATGGCGTATGCATTATTATCCGACATGAACGTTCAACGACAGGTTTCACGGATTAACATCAGTCAGAATGCCAAGGGAAAACCCACCGCTTCTGCCAGAGGGGGGAAACTTTCCGATCTGCAGTATACCGATAATGGCGTATCATTTACCTGGCTGGCAGACAGCCTGCCCTGGGTAGTGCCGCAAGAAGCACAATTGGGAGCTGAATTGACCAAGCTGGGGCATCGAATGAGTCAGGAATCATTGTCGATTCATGGATTGCCACCCGGTCGTTATGAATTGTCGATTGATGGCAACGTAGTCGGACAATATGCCAATACGGCTCTGGCACGACATATTGAACTGCAGAGTAACGCGAAAACGCCTCAGTACCAGCAGGCAATGAAAGTCGCGTTGTTGAACAAAGAACGCAACGATGGTCCCGTTAAGAATAAGCGGAACAGCTGGCGTGCTTTTCAGCAGTTTGCACGAATCAAACGCGAGCTGGATGCGCAAGGAGATCAGCAGGATAAAACGCAGGTAGCTCGACTGGACCGGTTAGAAAAACAACTGGAAAACCAGGAAGAGACGATCCAGGAAAGCGAAGCGGCTGATCTGGCATTGGAAGATCAAATCTTTAAGGTTAATCAGCCGGTGGCCCGTAAGTACGTTTTGAAGAAAGTCGTTGTCCGGAAGCAGAAATAA